Proteins encoded in a region of the Prunus persica cultivar Lovell chromosome G4, Prunus_persica_NCBIv2, whole genome shotgun sequence genome:
- the LOC18778542 gene encoding elongation factor-like GTPase 1, which translates to MADNTRNIRNICILAHVDHGKTTLADHLIAGAGAGVVHPKLAGRLRFMDYLDEEQRRAITMKSSSISLQYKDHSINLIDSPGHMDFCSEVSTAARLSDGALLLVDAVEGVHIQTHAVLRQAWIEKLTPCLVLNKIDRLISELKLSPMEAYTRLVRIVHEVNGIVSAYKSEKYLSDVDAILSGPSGDVGSDQNLAFLDVEDDEEDTFQPQKGNVAFVCALDGWGFCIREFAEFYASKLGASTAALQKALWGPRYYNPKTKMIVGKKGVAGLSKARPMFVQFVLEPLWQVYQAALEDGDNNKVMLEKVIKSFNLNVPPRELQNKDPKVVLQAVMSRWLPLFDAVLSMVVRCMPDPVAAQAYRITRLLPKRQVLSDGVDPNVLAEAELVRKSVEACDSRPEAPCVAFVSKMFAVPMKVLPQRGLHGEIINNVSDEGELNECFLAFARIFSGVLYSGQKVYVLSALYDPLKGESMKKHIQEAELQSLYLMMGQGLTHVASAHAGNLVAIRGLGQHILKSATLSSTRNCWPFSSMAFQVSPTLRVAIEPSYPADMGALTKGLRLLNRADPFVEVTVSARGEHVLSAAGEVHLERCIKDLKERFARIDLKVSPPLVSYKETIEGDVVDKLENLKLFLKSSDCVKKKTPNERCTIKVRVIKLPPSLTKVLEENSGLLGEIIEGNAQTNKSLDTKISRIEEDENPTEALTKRIMDAVESDIYSSGENDKDRVEKCKLKWQKLLKRIWALGPSQVGPNILLTPDLKGRDTDGSVLIRGNSHVSEKLGLVDACGSGNIAGDTSSEVTQALYEEAESLESSVVSGFQVATAAGPLCDEPMWGLAFLIEAEIEPLTAQCDEVEASHQQHEQYGIFRGQVMTTVKDACREAVLQKKPRLVEAMYFCELNTSTEHLGSMYAVLGRRRARVLKEEMQEGSPLFTVHAYLPVSESFGFADELRRWTSGAASALLVLSHWEALPDDPFFVPKTEEEIEEFGDGSSVLPNTARKLINAVRRKKGLHVEEKVVQHATKQRTLARKV; encoded by the coding sequence ATGGCCGATAATACCCGAAATATCCGAAACATATGCATACTGGCCCACGTGGACCACGGCAAGACCACCCTCGCCGACCACCTAATCGCTGGAGCCGGCGCCGGCGTCGTCCACCCCAAACTAGCCGGCCGCCTCCGGTTCATGGACTATCTCGACGAGGAACAGAGGCGCGCCATCACCATGAAAAGCTCCTCCATCTCTCTTCAATACAAAGACCATTCCATCAACCTCATCGACTCTCCAGGCCACATGGACTTTTGCAGCGAGGTCTCCACCGCCGCTCGATTAAGCGACGGCGCTCTGCTCCTGGTCGACGCCGTTGAGGGCGTCCACATCCAAACGCACGCCGTTTTGCGCCAGGCTTGGATTGAGAAGCTCACGCCTTGCTTGGTGCTCAACAAGATTGACCGGTTGATCTCCGAGTTGAAATTGAGTCCCATGGAGGCTTATACGAGGTTAGTGCGTATTGTTCATGAGGTTAATGGGATTGTGAGTGCGTATAAGAGCGAGAAGTACTTGTCTGACGTTGATGCTATACTTTCTGGGCCTTCCGGAGATGTGGGTAGTGACCAAAATCTCGCCTTTTTGGATGTGGAGGATGATGAGGAAGATACGTTTCAGCCCCAGAAGGGCAATGTAGCGTTTGTCTGTGCTTTGGATGGTTGGGGTTTTTGTATTCGTGAGTTTGCTGAGTTTTATGCTTCGAAACTAGGTGCGAGCACAGCTGCTTTGCAAAAAGCTCTGTGGGGACCCAGGTACTATAATCCCAAAACCAAGATGATTGTGGGGAAGAAAGGTGTAGCTGGTTTAAGTAAAGCCAGACCCATGTTTGTTCAGTTCGTGCTTGAACCTCTTTGGCAGGTTTATCAGGCTGCTTTGGAAGATGgtgataataataaagtgaTGCTTGAGAAAGTAATCAAGTCGTTTAATTTGAATGTACCACCTCGTGAGCTTCAGAACAAGGATCCTAAGGTTGTGCTTCAAGCTGTGATGAGCCGCTGGCTTCCTCTGTTTGATGCAGTCTTGTCAATGGTGGTTAGGTGTATGCCTGACCCGGTTGCAGCACAGGCATATCGAATAACACGGTTGCTTCCCAAAAGACAGGTTCTGAGTGATGGGGTTGATCCCAACGTGCTTGCTGAGGCAGAGCTTGTGAGAAAATCAGTTGAAGCTTGTGATTCGAGGCCAGAAGCTCCTTGTGTTGCTTTTGTATCCAAAATGTTTGCTGTCCCAATGAAAGTACTTCCACAGAGGGGATTACATGGGGAAATCATAAACAACGTAAGTGATGAGGGTGAATTGAATGAGTGTTTCCTTGCATTTGCAAGGATCTTTAGTGGGGTTCTTTATTCAGGGCAGAAAGTTTATGTGCTTTCAGCTTTGTATGATCCATTAAAAGGGGAGTCAATGAAGAAGCATATCCAGGAGGCTGAGTTGCAATCTTTATATCTCATGATGGGCCAAGGCTTGACACATGTGGCCTCTGCACATGCCGGGAATCTCGTGGCAATTCGAGGCCTTGGCCAGCATATACTGAAAAGTGCAACACTTTCGTCAACTAGAAACTGTTGGCCTTTCTCCAGTATGGCATTCCAAGTTTCTCCCACTCTGAGAGTGGCAATTGAGCCTTCTTATCCTGCAGACATGGGTGCACTGACGAAGGGTTTACGGCTGCTTAACCGGGCAGACCCGTTTGTAGAGGTCACGGTTTCTGCTAGGGGAGAGCATGTTCTGTCTGCTGCAGGAGAGGTACATCTTGAAAGATGCATAAAGGATTTGAAGGAGAGATTTGCAAGGATAGACTTGAAAGTGTCTCCACCTCTTGTTTCTTATAAAGAGACCATTGAGGGAGATGTAGTCGATAAACTTGagaatttgaaattgtttcttAAGAGCTCAGATTGTGTTAAGAAAAAGACGCCAAATGAAAGGTGTACTATTAAGGTGCGAGTCATAAAGCTCCCACCTTCTTTAACTAAGGTGCTTGAGGAGAATTCTGGTTTACTTGGAGAAATCATCGAAGGTAATGCCCAGACCAATAAAAGTTTGGACACAAAGATTTCGAGGatagaagaagatgagaatcCGACTGAAGCACTGACGAAACGTATCATGGATGCTGTGGAGAGTGATATTTATTCTAGTGGTGAAAATGACAAGGATCGGGTTGAGAAATGTAAACTGAAGTGGCAAAAACTTCTTAAAAGGATATGGGCACTTGGTCCTTCGCAGGTTGGTCCTAACATCCTGCTTACTCCAGACCTTAAAGGAAGGGATACTGATGGCTCTGTCCTCATCCGTGGCAACTCTCACGTATCTGAAAAATTAGGATTAGTGGATGCTTGTGGCAGTGGAAATATAGCTGGTGATACATCTTCAGAAGTAACTCAAGCATTGTATGAGGAGGCAGAGAGCCTTGAAAGCAGTGTTGTATCTGGGTTTCAAGTGGCGACTGCCGCTGGACCTTTATGTGATGAACCTATGTGGGGTTTAGCATTTCTGATTGAGGCTGAAATTGAACCATTGACTGCTCAATGTGATGAGGTGGAAGCCTCCCACCAGCAACATGAGCAATATGGCATCTTCAGAGGACAGGTAATGACAACCGTCAAAGATGCTTGTAGAGAAGCCGTGCTTCAAAAGAAGCCACGGCTTGTGGAAGCCATGTACTTCTGTGAGTTGAACACGTCAACTGAGCATTTGGGTTCGATGTACGCTGTGCTTGGGAGAAGGCGGGCTAGAGTTTTGAAGGAGGAAATGCAGGAAGGCTCCCCATTGTTCACCGTGCATGCATATCTGCCAGTTTCTGAAAGCTTTGGTTTTGCAGATGAGCTTAGAAGATGGACTTCTGGTGCTGCAAGTGCTCTTCTTGTGCTTAGTCACTGGGAAGCACTTCCCGACGATCCTTTCTTTGTACCGAAAACAGAAGAGGAAATTGAGGAGTTTGGTGATGGTTCTAGTGTGCTTCCCAATACCGCGAGGAAACTAATTAATGCCGTAAGACGGAAGAAGGGCCTTCATGTAGAGGAAAAAGTAGTACAGCACGCAACAAAGCAGAGGACCCTGGCTCGTAAAGTGTAG